One Diospyros lotus cultivar Yz01 chromosome 1, ASM1463336v1, whole genome shotgun sequence genomic window carries:
- the LOC127807659 gene encoding probable histone H2B.1: MAPKGGEKKPAEKKPAEEKKTTVGEKAPAEKKPKAGKKLPKDAGATAGDKKKKRSKKSVETYKIYIFKVLKQVHPDIGISSKAMGIMNSFINDIFEKLAQEASRLARYNKKPTITSREIQTAVRLVLPGELAKHAVSEGTKAVTKFTSS; the protein is encoded by the coding sequence ATGGCACCAAAGGGCGGCGAGAAGAAGCCTGCCGAGAAGAAGCCGGCGGAGGAGAAGAAGACGACCGTCGGGGAGAAGGCGCCGGCGGAGAAGAAGCCTAAGGCCGGGAAGAAGCTGCCGAAGGATGCCGGAGCCACTGCCGgagacaagaagaagaagaggtcgAAGAAGAGCGTGGAGACCTACAAGATCTACATCTTCAAGGTGCTGAAGCAAGTCCATCCGGACATTGGGATATCGAGCAAGGCCATGGGGATTATGAACAGCTTCATCAACGACATCTTCGAGAAGCTCGCTCAAGAAGCCTCTCGTCTCGCTCGCTACAACAAGAAGCCGACGATTACTTCCCGCGAGATCCAGACTGCCGTACGGCTTGTCCTCCCCGGAGAATTGGCCAAGCACGCCGTTTCCGAGGGCACCAAGGCTGTCACCAAGTTCACCAGCTCTTGA